A section of the Anabaena cylindrica PCC 7122 genome encodes:
- a CDS encoding ATP-binding protein gives MSTFSLKKILSKKELSSLLQDLVNQLHIAIDIELVDGTKLMSIGEQIADNRYPIEISGKIIGWVVGEKQANLVAALLSVLAKQEADKKELAKELLERYQEIDLFEDISTQLTTSLDTQEIAQLVLQEMSQLIESSAGMILLLSSDATAFKIIAEFGVFFVNSQPQPGQGIIGHVVQSGRAELINNVQTDPRLGGQNNNMNSLICVPLRAKSRVLGAIAIGTIKTDAYKAEHLKLVSIFASQSAIAIEKALLYQQSCQAAVAAKAQTEKLQQALHELRMAQTQLIQSEKMSSLGQLVAGVAHEINNPLNFICGNLRYVAEYAKNLLHLLQDYQQFLPVAPLNLQSDLETIDLEFIIQDLPKLLDSMKLGTDRIVEIVKSLKNFSRHDEAQMKAVNIHDGIDGTLMILRHRLKAASCNSEIEIVKNYAKLPLIECYPGQLNQVFMNILSNAIDALEAGIDNGEITTIPQITIVTEVFDQEWVVIRIADNAMGMKEEVLHRIYDPFFTTKEVGKGTGLGMAISHQIVVDRHRGILKCRSQPGAGTEFWIQIPVTAINTNVQEHDSTISSPEPKIETSLPVTNELSPTPDADGFFASTTPILKPTDLLIRHAQLIRRLLQQNTDVKTSSPDQIYQMFQQYPISLKLYATLLAYLPTANPTHIDQ, from the coding sequence ATGTCCACATTTAGCCTTAAAAAAATTCTTAGCAAAAAAGAGTTATCATCTTTGCTTCAAGACTTAGTAAACCAGTTGCATATTGCCATTGATATTGAATTGGTAGACGGCACTAAACTCATGAGTATAGGAGAGCAAATTGCAGACAACAGATATCCAATTGAGATTTCAGGAAAAATAATCGGTTGGGTTGTTGGGGAAAAACAGGCCAACCTAGTGGCAGCTTTACTCTCAGTTCTGGCAAAACAAGAAGCAGATAAGAAAGAACTCGCTAAAGAATTGTTGGAAAGATATCAGGAAATTGATTTATTTGAGGATATCTCCACTCAACTGACTACAAGTTTGGACACACAAGAGATTGCCCAACTTGTACTTCAGGAAATGAGTCAATTGATTGAATCATCTGCGGGGATGATTTTGCTCCTCAGTTCAGATGCAACTGCATTTAAAATCATTGCCGAATTTGGAGTATTTTTTGTTAACAGTCAGCCGCAACCGGGTCAGGGAATTATTGGTCATGTTGTGCAATCTGGTCGGGCAGAACTCATCAATAATGTGCAAACTGATCCGCGATTAGGAGGGCAGAATAACAACATGAACTCTTTGATTTGTGTGCCATTGAGAGCCAAGTCCAGGGTACTGGGAGCGATCGCTATTGGCACCATCAAAACCGACGCATACAAAGCAGAACACCTTAAACTGGTGAGTATCTTTGCCTCCCAAAGTGCGATTGCTATTGAAAAAGCTTTACTTTACCAGCAGAGTTGTCAAGCGGCTGTTGCAGCCAAAGCCCAAACAGAAAAGCTTCAGCAAGCTCTACATGAGTTGCGAATGGCACAAACCCAGCTAATCCAAAGCGAAAAAATGTCAAGTTTAGGACAACTCGTAGCTGGAGTTGCCCACGAAATCAATAACCCCCTCAATTTTATTTGTGGCAATTTAAGATATGTTGCCGAATACGCCAAAAACCTATTACATTTGCTACAAGACTATCAGCAATTTTTACCAGTTGCTCCTCTAAATTTGCAATCAGATTTAGAAACTATAGATTTAGAATTTATTATCCAGGATCTACCAAAACTGCTGGATTCGATGAAGTTGGGTACTGATCGGATTGTGGAAATTGTCAAATCTCTGAAAAATTTCTCCCGCCATGACGAAGCTCAAATGAAAGCTGTCAACATCCATGATGGTATTGATGGCACACTGATGATTCTTCGCCATCGTCTCAAAGCAGCTAGTTGCAATTCTGAAATTGAAATCGTTAAAAACTATGCAAAACTTCCTCTGATTGAATGCTACCCCGGACAGTTAAATCAGGTGTTTATGAACATTCTATCTAATGCAATTGATGCTCTGGAGGCAGGAATAGACAATGGAGAAATAACCACTATTCCTCAAATCACGATTGTGACAGAAGTCTTCGATCAGGAGTGGGTGGTAATTCGCATTGCTGACAACGCAATGGGTATGAAAGAGGAGGTATTGCATCGAATTTATGACCCCTTCTTCACCACAAAAGAGGTAGGCAAAGGAACAGGGTTAGGCATGGCAATCAGCCACCAAATTGTTGTGGATAGACACCGAGGAATTCTCAAGTGTCGTTCTCAACCGGGTGCAGGGACAGAATTTTGGATTCAGATTCCCGTGACTGCAATCAATACCAATGTTCAAGAGCATGATAGTACTATTTCATCCCCAGAACCGAAAATAGAGACTTCACTACCTGTTACCAATGAACTATCCCCAACTCCTGATGCAGATGGATTCTTTGCTTCCACAACTCCTATACTCAAGCCAACGGATTTACTTATACGTCATGCTCAATTAATCCGGCGACTTTTACAGCAAAATACAGATGTTAAAACTTCATCCCCTGATCAAATTTACCAAATGTTTCAACAGTACCCAATTTCATTAAAGCTTTATGCCACCTTGTTGGCCTACTTGCCTACTGCTAACCCTACTCACATTGACCAATAA